Sequence from the Pseudomonadota bacterium genome:
TTCCAATTACGCCCTTTATGGTGACATGTCGCGGCGGGTGATGAATATTTTGCTGCGGTTCAGTCCGGAAATGGAAGTTTATTCCATTGATGAAGCTTTTTTAAACCTGTCCGGCCTCAACTGGTCGAAACGACGGGCCCTGGCCCGGAAGCTGAAAGACACCGTTTATCGCTGGACCGGGATTCCAGTTTCAATCGGGATGGCGGCAACCAAAACCCTGGCCAAACTGGCGGCTCATTTTGCCAAAGGTTCGAAAAAAGCTGCCGGGATTGTTGACCTGGTCGCTTCATCATATCTTGAACCGGCTTTGGAGCTGACTAATGTCAGGGATGTTTGGGGAGTGGGCGGCCGGACAGCCTCCAGGCTTGAAAGGCGAGGTATTGGTACTGCCCTTCAGTTGCGGGATGCCGATGGGCAGTGGCTGCGGCAGAAACTTGGCGTTAATGGTCGGCGTCTGGCCCTGGAGCTCCAGGGAATTTCCTGCTACGGCATCGAAGAAGAACCGCCCATTCCCAAAAGTGTTCGCTGCTCCCGTTCTTTCAGGGAACCGGTAGAAGATATTGCCGCCATGAAGGAGGCCATGGCAAGCTATATTTCCCGGGCGACGTTCAAGATCAGGAACTATGGTCTGTCAGTATCAGCGTTGACAGTATTTTTGCGTACCAGTCGTTTTGGCACGGCGGATTGCTACTATAATTCTGCAACCATCGAGCTGCCGGTGTCCAGTCAATCCACCAGGGAACTGTTGGGCTATGCTCTTAAAGCGGTGGATGGTATTTTCCGTCCCGGTTATCGTTACAAGAAGGCCGGAGTTCTGCTGCATGGTTTGCTGCCCGTCAGCCAGGTGCAGGCCTCCATGATTGATACCATTGACCGTCGGCGGGAAGAACGGTTGATGTCGGCGGTGGATGGAATCAATAGTCGCCTGGGCAATGGGATCATCCGTTTTGCGGCTGAAGGGCTGAAACAGCCATGGCGGTCGAAAACAGGGAATATGACCCCGGCTTACACCACTCGCTGGAGTGATATCCCGGTGGTTAAATGAGTATCTACAATCTCAACCATCTTTTCAATCCCCGGACCATCGGCCTCCTCGGTCGCTATGACTGTCGTTCATGCCAGGAACAGGTGGTTTATCAGAACCTGAGAGCTTCACGGGGGAAACAGGTGCTGATGATCAACCTGGATGGTTGCGGTGGTGAAAACTGCTGGTTCAAAAATCACGGTCACTGCTATGATCGTCTGGATGCCATCCCTGAAGAGATTGATCTGTTGATTGTTTCTCTGCCATTGGTGGAAATTCCCGCCATTCTGGCTGCCGGTGGAAAACTCCGGGTGAAAAATATGATTATTACCCGGGGTGGGAGGGCGTTTGAAAGTGAGAAGCATGAACAGGAAATCGTTGCCGCCGCCAGAAAAAATAATGTCCGTCTCCTGGGGTTTAAATCCTTTGGCCTGATTGTT
This genomic interval carries:
- a CDS encoding Y-family DNA polymerase, which gives rise to MAPIFALVDCNNFYVSCERVFNPGLRGRPVVVLSNNDGCIIARSGEAKKLGIKMGMPCFQARPLIDKHGVVALSSNYALYGDMSRRVMNILLRFSPEMEVYSIDEAFLNLSGLNWSKRRALARKLKDTVYRWTGIPVSIGMAATKTLAKLAAHFAKGSKKAAGIVDLVASSYLEPALELTNVRDVWGVGGRTASRLERRGIGTALQLRDADGQWLRQKLGVNGRRLALELQGISCYGIEEEPPIPKSVRCSRSFREPVEDIAAMKEAMASYISRATFKIRNYGLSVSALTVFLRTSRFGTADCYYNSATIELPVSSQSTRELLGYALKAVDGIFRPGYRYKKAGVLLHGLLPVSQVQASMIDTIDRRREERLMSAVDGINSRLGNGIIRFAAEGLKQPWRSKTGNMTPAYTTRWSDIPVVK